The following coding sequences are from one Cygnus olor isolate bCygOlo1 chromosome 2, bCygOlo1.pri.v2, whole genome shotgun sequence window:
- the LOC121065260 gene encoding serpin B4-like isoform X4: MGSLCAANAKFCLDFFKELSKMKKNENIFFSPLSLSAAFGMVLLGARGNTLKQIEKVFHFGEVLTDATQRTRYPSEKQYLDSTKKFYRAELEAVDFKYTKEETRGKINFWVENETKGKIKDLFAAGSIDPSTVLVLVNAIYFKGKWAVEFKKEDTKETYFRLNKNERKTVQIMFREGYFKLAIIEEPKIKVIELPYFNNELSMLILLPEVVYEDFTGLEQLENTLTYEKLAEWTSLDKMQQLTVKVYLPQFKMDESYVLNKTLQEMGVMNIFDWGKADLSGISRKDGLVMSKAIHKSSVEVNEDGTEAVAATQIKLQRKQNLWYI, from the exons ATGGGCTCACTTTGTGCAGCCAATGCCAAATTCTGTCTTGACTTTTTCAAAGAGctgagcaaaatgaaaaaaaatgaaaacatctttttctcacCACTGAGTCTCTCAGCTGCCTTTGGAATGGTTCTCCTCGGTGCCAGGGGCAACACACTCAAACAGATAGAGAAG GTATTTCATTTTGGTGAAGTTTTGACTGATGCAACGCAGAGAACCAGATATCCTTCTGAGAAG caatACTTGGATTCCACAAAGAAGTTCTATAGAGCAGAACTGGAAGCAGttgattttaaatatactaAGGAAGAAACCAGAGGGAAAATCAACTTCTGGGTGGAAAATGAGACAAAAG gtaaaatcAAAGACCTATTTGCTGCTGGGTCTATTGATCCCTCCACTGTACTTGTGCTGGTCAATgccatatattttaaaggaaagtggGCAGTagaatttaagaaagaagaTACCAAGGAAACATATTTCAGACTGAACAAG AATGAGAGAAAGACAGTGCAGATAATGTTTCGGGAAGGTTATTTTAAGCTGGCCATCATAGAGGAACCAAAAATTAAAGTGATAGAGCTCCCTTACTTTAATAATGAACTGAGCATGCTTATTCTTCTTCCTGAAGTTGTGTATGAAGACTTTACTGGCCTAGAACAG CTTGAAAACACCCTCACATATGAAAAACTAGCAGAATGGACCAGCTTGGATAAGATGCAACAGCTGACAGTGAAGGTATACCTGCCCCAGTTCAAGATGGACGAAAGTTATGTTCTCAACAAAACACTCCAGGAGATGGGAGTGATGAACATTTTTGACTGGGGAAAAGCGGATTTATCAGGAATCTCTAGGAAAGATGGTCTGGTTATGTCCAAGGCCATTCATAAGTCATCTGTGGAAGTGAATGAAGACGGCACTGAAGCGGTTGCTGCCACACAG ataaaacttcaaagaaaacaaaatttatggTATATATGA
- the LOC121065260 gene encoding serpin B4-like isoform X3: MGSLCAANAKFCLDFFKELSKMKKNENIFFSPLSLSAAFGMVLLGARGNTLKQIEKVFHFGEVLTDATQRTRYPSEKQYLDSTKKFYRAELEAVDFKYTKEETRGKINFWVENETKGKIKDLFAAGSIDPSTVLVLVNAIYFKGKWAVEFKKEDTKETYFRLNKNERKTVQIMFREGYFKLAIIEEPKIKVIELPYFNNELSMLILLPEVVYEDFTGLEQLENTLTYEKLAEWTSLDKMQQLTVKVYLPQFKMDESYVLNKTLQEMGVMNIFDWGKADLSGISRKDGLVMSKAIHKSSVEVNEDGTEAVAATQVVAMPLSRPISYEFKADHPFLFFIRHNPTNTILFFGRYSSP, from the exons ATGGGCTCACTTTGTGCAGCCAATGCCAAATTCTGTCTTGACTTTTTCAAAGAGctgagcaaaatgaaaaaaaatgaaaacatctttttctcacCACTGAGTCTCTCAGCTGCCTTTGGAATGGTTCTCCTCGGTGCCAGGGGCAACACACTCAAACAGATAGAGAAG GTATTTCATTTTGGTGAAGTTTTGACTGATGCAACGCAGAGAACCAGATATCCTTCTGAGAAG caatACTTGGATTCCACAAAGAAGTTCTATAGAGCAGAACTGGAAGCAGttgattttaaatatactaAGGAAGAAACCAGAGGGAAAATCAACTTCTGGGTGGAAAATGAGACAAAAG gtaaaatcAAAGACCTATTTGCTGCTGGGTCTATTGATCCCTCCACTGTACTTGTGCTGGTCAATgccatatattttaaaggaaagtggGCAGTagaatttaagaaagaagaTACCAAGGAAACATATTTCAGACTGAACAAG AATGAGAGAAAGACAGTGCAGATAATGTTTCGGGAAGGTTATTTTAAGCTGGCCATCATAGAGGAACCAAAAATTAAAGTGATAGAGCTCCCTTACTTTAATAATGAACTGAGCATGCTTATTCTTCTTCCTGAAGTTGTGTATGAAGACTTTACTGGCCTAGAACAG CTTGAAAACACCCTCACATATGAAAAACTAGCAGAATGGACCAGCTTGGATAAGATGCAACAGCTGACAGTGAAGGTATACCTGCCCCAGTTCAAGATGGACGAAAGTTATGTTCTCAACAAAACACTCCAGGAGATGGGAGTGATGAACATTTTTGACTGGGGAAAAGCGGATTTATCAGGAATCTCTAGGAAAGATGGTCTGGTTATGTCCAAGGCCATTCATAAGTCATCTGTGGAAGTGAATGAAGACGGCACTGAAGCGGTTGCTGCCACACAGGTTGTTGCAATGCCTTTGAGTCGCCCAATTTCTTATGAGTTCAAAGCTGACCacccatttcttttcttcatcagaCACAACCCAACCAACACCATTCTCTTCTTTGGCAGATATTCCTCCCCTTAA
- the LOC121065257 gene encoding serpin B11-like isoform X2 produces the protein MSSISRPITEFCLDLYDKFNKTTEGQNILFSPTSISIALALIHLGTRNNTAAQIEKVLHFSSAAGRTGLGSELESAAPENKPERSQEGRSSLSSQCNTDGNLNHEAFHALLLQLQNLGKSYVLSLASNLFIQEKFELKQKYLMCSKKLYGAELQTVDFQRDLEAAILKINAWVENKTQGKIKELFASGMIDMNALLVLVNVIYFKASWEHKFEGKNTVQRDFKLNQNESKPVQMMYQKGTFKLGYIEELGTQVLELPYAQKLLSMIILLPGDMADGSAGGLEQIESTMTYENLMLWSSSEHMFETTVEVYLPRFKLEGTFDLNEVLKAMGMTDIFTEKADLSALSPVKSLVLSTVVHKTYVEVNEEGTVAAAATGAVIVRRSLPLTEVFMADHPFLFFIRHNPTNTILFFGKLCSP, from the exons ATGAGCTCCATTTCCAGACCAATTACTGAGTTTTGCCTTGATCTCTATGATAAAttcaacaaaacaacagaaggCCAAAACATCCTTTTCTCTCCAACAAGCATCTCTATCGCCCTTGCCCTGATCCATCTAGGGACAAGAAACAACACTGCCGCTCAGATAGAAAAA GTGCTCCACTTCAGCAGTGCTGCGGGAAGAACGGGCCTTGGATCTGAGCTTGAGAGTGCAGCCCCGGAAAACAAGCCAGAACGAAGCCAGGAAGGACggtcttccctctcctcccag TGTAACACAGATGGGAATCTTAACCACGAAGCATTCCATGCACTGCTTCTACAACTACAAAACCTTGGCAAAAGCTACGTGTTAAGCCTGGCCAGCAATCTCTTTATACAAGAAAAATTCGAACTGAAGCAG aaatatctaATGTGCAGTAAGAAACTGTatggagcagagctgcaaacAGTGGACTTTCAAAGGGATCTTGAAGCAGCCATACTAAAAATTAATGCTTGGGTTGAAAATAAGACACAag GTAAAATCAAGGAACTCTTTGCTTCTGGAATGATTGATATGAATGCACTTCTGGTGCTGGTGAATGTAATCTACTTCAAAGCATCCTGGGAACACAagtttgagggaaaaaatacagttcagagagattttaaaCTGAATCAG aatGAGAGCAAGCCTGTGCAGATGATGTATCAGAAAGGTACGTTTAAATTAGGTTATATCGAAGAGCTGGGAACTCAGGTGCTTGAACTGCCTTACGCTCAGAAGTTACTGAGCATGATCATCCTGCTGCCAGGAGACATGGCTGATGGATCTGCTGGTGGGCTGGAACAG ATTGAAAGCACAATGACCTATGAAAATTTAATGCTGTGGTCTTCTTCAGAGCATATGTTTGAGACAACAGTGGAGGTGTACCTCCCCCGTTTCAAGCTCGAAGGCACCTTTGACCTCAATGAGGTATTAAAAGCGATGGGAATGACTGACATCTTCACTGAAAAAGCTGATCTTTCTGCGTTGTCACCTGTGAAATCTCTGGTGCTGTCAACTGTTGTCCATAAGACGTATGTGGAAGTCAATGAGGAAGGCACCGTAGCAGCTGCTGCTACAGGAGCGGTCATTGTGAGGAGGTCTCTTCCCCTCACAGAGGTGTTTATGGCTGACCACcctttcttattctttattAGGCACAATCCCACCAATactattcttttctttggtAAACTCTGCTCACCTTAA
- the LOC121065257 gene encoding serpin B11-like isoform X1 yields the protein MLSVPAEDDLALQSGDVAHRYLLPNSLGSFERSAVSILLDIGFLVFCRKLHDDICIKLQHAAFINNWLEAELSHKRVGEVYNTIFTGTCSRSQQSCSSFNLFGKKSAAGFTMSSISRPITEFCLDLYDKFNKTTEGQNILFSPTSISIALALIHLGTRNNTAAQIEKVLHFSSAAGRTGLGSELESAAPENKPERSQEGRSSLSSQCNTDGNLNHEAFHALLLQLQNLGKSYVLSLASNLFIQEKFELKQKYLMCSKKLYGAELQTVDFQRDLEAAILKINAWVENKTQGKIKELFASGMIDMNALLVLVNVIYFKASWEHKFEGKNTVQRDFKLNQNESKPVQMMYQKGTFKLGYIEELGTQVLELPYAQKLLSMIILLPGDMADGSAGGLEQIESTMTYENLMLWSSSEHMFETTVEVYLPRFKLEGTFDLNEVLKAMGMTDIFTEKADLSALSPVKSLVLSTVVHKTYVEVNEEGTVAAAATGAVIVRRSLPLTEVFMADHPFLFFIRHNPTNTILFFGKLCSP from the exons ATGCTCAGTGTGCCAGCTGAAGATGACTTGGCTCTGCAGTCAGGAGATGTTGCCCATAGATATCTCCTGCCAAACTCGTTGGGCAGCTTTGAGAGAAGTGCTGTTAGCATATTGCTAGATATAGGTTTCCTGGTCTTCTGCAGGAAACTGCATGATGACATTTGCATTAAATTACAACATGCTGCATTTATCAACAATTGGTTAGAGGCTGAACTTTCCCACAAGAGAGTGGGAGAAGTTTATAATACGATATTCACAGGGACGTGCTCCAGATCTCAGCAGTCGTGCTCTTCATTTAACCTCTTTGGCAAGAAg tCAGCTGCTGGCTTCACAATGAGCTCCATTTCCAGACCAATTACTGAGTTTTGCCTTGATCTCTATGATAAAttcaacaaaacaacagaaggCCAAAACATCCTTTTCTCTCCAACAAGCATCTCTATCGCCCTTGCCCTGATCCATCTAGGGACAAGAAACAACACTGCCGCTCAGATAGAAAAA GTGCTCCACTTCAGCAGTGCTGCGGGAAGAACGGGCCTTGGATCTGAGCTTGAGAGTGCAGCCCCGGAAAACAAGCCAGAACGAAGCCAGGAAGGACggtcttccctctcctcccag TGTAACACAGATGGGAATCTTAACCACGAAGCATTCCATGCACTGCTTCTACAACTACAAAACCTTGGCAAAAGCTACGTGTTAAGCCTGGCCAGCAATCTCTTTATACAAGAAAAATTCGAACTGAAGCAG aaatatctaATGTGCAGTAAGAAACTGTatggagcagagctgcaaacAGTGGACTTTCAAAGGGATCTTGAAGCAGCCATACTAAAAATTAATGCTTGGGTTGAAAATAAGACACAag GTAAAATCAAGGAACTCTTTGCTTCTGGAATGATTGATATGAATGCACTTCTGGTGCTGGTGAATGTAATCTACTTCAAAGCATCCTGGGAACACAagtttgagggaaaaaatacagttcagagagattttaaaCTGAATCAG aatGAGAGCAAGCCTGTGCAGATGATGTATCAGAAAGGTACGTTTAAATTAGGTTATATCGAAGAGCTGGGAACTCAGGTGCTTGAACTGCCTTACGCTCAGAAGTTACTGAGCATGATCATCCTGCTGCCAGGAGACATGGCTGATGGATCTGCTGGTGGGCTGGAACAG ATTGAAAGCACAATGACCTATGAAAATTTAATGCTGTGGTCTTCTTCAGAGCATATGTTTGAGACAACAGTGGAGGTGTACCTCCCCCGTTTCAAGCTCGAAGGCACCTTTGACCTCAATGAGGTATTAAAAGCGATGGGAATGACTGACATCTTCACTGAAAAAGCTGATCTTTCTGCGTTGTCACCTGTGAAATCTCTGGTGCTGTCAACTGTTGTCCATAAGACGTATGTGGAAGTCAATGAGGAAGGCACCGTAGCAGCTGCTGCTACAGGAGCGGTCATTGTGAGGAGGTCTCTTCCCCTCACAGAGGTGTTTATGGCTGACCACcctttcttattctttattAGGCACAATCCCACCAATactattcttttctttggtAAACTCTGCTCACCTTAA
- the LOC121065260 gene encoding serpin B4-like isoform X2 — MGSLCAANAKFCLDFFKELSKMKKNENIFFSPLSLSAAFGMVLLGARGNTLKQIEKVFHFGEVLTDATQRTRYPSEKCEEAGGVHSQFQALLAAVGEPSPGCFLTTANRLFGEITYPFFQQYLDSTKKFYRAELEAVDFKYTKEETRGKINFWVENETKGKIKDLFAAGSIDPSTVLVLVNAIYFKGKWAVEFKKEDTKETYFRLNKNERKTVQIMFREGYFKLAIIEEPKIKVIELPYFNNELSMLILLPEVVYEDFTGLEQLENTLTYEKLAEWTSLDKMQQLTVKVYLPQFKMDESYVLNKTLQEMGVMNIFDWGKADLSGISRKDGLVMSKAIHKSSVEVNEDGTEAVAATQIKLQRKQNLWYI, encoded by the exons ATGGGCTCACTTTGTGCAGCCAATGCCAAATTCTGTCTTGACTTTTTCAAAGAGctgagcaaaatgaaaaaaaatgaaaacatctttttctcacCACTGAGTCTCTCAGCTGCCTTTGGAATGGTTCTCCTCGGTGCCAGGGGCAACACACTCAAACAGATAGAGAAG GTATTTCATTTTGGTGAAGTTTTGACTGATGCAACGCAGAGAACCAGATATCCTTCTGAGAAG TGTGAAGAAGCTGGAGGAGTCCATTCCCAGTTCCAGGCACTGTTAGCTGCAGTCGGTGaacccagcccaggctgctttCTCACCACTGCCAACAGGCTCTTTGGAGAAATCACTTACCCGTTCTTCCAG caatACTTGGATTCCACAAAGAAGTTCTATAGAGCAGAACTGGAAGCAGttgattttaaatatactaAGGAAGAAACCAGAGGGAAAATCAACTTCTGGGTGGAAAATGAGACAAAAG gtaaaatcAAAGACCTATTTGCTGCTGGGTCTATTGATCCCTCCACTGTACTTGTGCTGGTCAATgccatatattttaaaggaaagtggGCAGTagaatttaagaaagaagaTACCAAGGAAACATATTTCAGACTGAACAAG AATGAGAGAAAGACAGTGCAGATAATGTTTCGGGAAGGTTATTTTAAGCTGGCCATCATAGAGGAACCAAAAATTAAAGTGATAGAGCTCCCTTACTTTAATAATGAACTGAGCATGCTTATTCTTCTTCCTGAAGTTGTGTATGAAGACTTTACTGGCCTAGAACAG CTTGAAAACACCCTCACATATGAAAAACTAGCAGAATGGACCAGCTTGGATAAGATGCAACAGCTGACAGTGAAGGTATACCTGCCCCAGTTCAAGATGGACGAAAGTTATGTTCTCAACAAAACACTCCAGGAGATGGGAGTGATGAACATTTTTGACTGGGGAAAAGCGGATTTATCAGGAATCTCTAGGAAAGATGGTCTGGTTATGTCCAAGGCCATTCATAAGTCATCTGTGGAAGTGAATGAAGACGGCACTGAAGCGGTTGCTGCCACACAG ataaaacttcaaagaaaacaaaatttatggTATATATGA
- the LOC121065260 gene encoding serpin B4-like isoform X1 produces MGSLCAANAKFCLDFFKELSKMKKNENIFFSPLSLSAAFGMVLLGARGNTLKQIEKVFHFGEVLTDATQRTRYPSEKCEEAGGVHSQFQALLAAVGEPSPGCFLTTANRLFGEITYPFFQQYLDSTKKFYRAELEAVDFKYTKEETRGKINFWVENETKGKIKDLFAAGSIDPSTVLVLVNAIYFKGKWAVEFKKEDTKETYFRLNKNERKTVQIMFREGYFKLAIIEEPKIKVIELPYFNNELSMLILLPEVVYEDFTGLEQLENTLTYEKLAEWTSLDKMQQLTVKVYLPQFKMDESYVLNKTLQEMGVMNIFDWGKADLSGISRKDGLVMSKAIHKSSVEVNEDGTEAVAATQVVAMPLSRPISYEFKADHPFLFFIRHNPTNTILFFGRYSSP; encoded by the exons ATGGGCTCACTTTGTGCAGCCAATGCCAAATTCTGTCTTGACTTTTTCAAAGAGctgagcaaaatgaaaaaaaatgaaaacatctttttctcacCACTGAGTCTCTCAGCTGCCTTTGGAATGGTTCTCCTCGGTGCCAGGGGCAACACACTCAAACAGATAGAGAAG GTATTTCATTTTGGTGAAGTTTTGACTGATGCAACGCAGAGAACCAGATATCCTTCTGAGAAG TGTGAAGAAGCTGGAGGAGTCCATTCCCAGTTCCAGGCACTGTTAGCTGCAGTCGGTGaacccagcccaggctgctttCTCACCACTGCCAACAGGCTCTTTGGAGAAATCACTTACCCGTTCTTCCAG caatACTTGGATTCCACAAAGAAGTTCTATAGAGCAGAACTGGAAGCAGttgattttaaatatactaAGGAAGAAACCAGAGGGAAAATCAACTTCTGGGTGGAAAATGAGACAAAAG gtaaaatcAAAGACCTATTTGCTGCTGGGTCTATTGATCCCTCCACTGTACTTGTGCTGGTCAATgccatatattttaaaggaaagtggGCAGTagaatttaagaaagaagaTACCAAGGAAACATATTTCAGACTGAACAAG AATGAGAGAAAGACAGTGCAGATAATGTTTCGGGAAGGTTATTTTAAGCTGGCCATCATAGAGGAACCAAAAATTAAAGTGATAGAGCTCCCTTACTTTAATAATGAACTGAGCATGCTTATTCTTCTTCCTGAAGTTGTGTATGAAGACTTTACTGGCCTAGAACAG CTTGAAAACACCCTCACATATGAAAAACTAGCAGAATGGACCAGCTTGGATAAGATGCAACAGCTGACAGTGAAGGTATACCTGCCCCAGTTCAAGATGGACGAAAGTTATGTTCTCAACAAAACACTCCAGGAGATGGGAGTGATGAACATTTTTGACTGGGGAAAAGCGGATTTATCAGGAATCTCTAGGAAAGATGGTCTGGTTATGTCCAAGGCCATTCATAAGTCATCTGTGGAAGTGAATGAAGACGGCACTGAAGCGGTTGCTGCCACACAGGTTGTTGCAATGCCTTTGAGTCGCCCAATTTCTTATGAGTTCAAAGCTGACCacccatttcttttcttcatcagaCACAACCCAACCAACACCATTCTCTTCTTTGGCAGATATTCCTCCCCTTAA
- the LOC121065257 gene encoding serpin B12-like isoform X3 produces MCSKKLYGAELQTVDFQRDLEAAILKINAWVENKTQGKIKELFASGMIDMNALLVLVNVIYFKASWEHKFEGKNTVQRDFKLNQNESKPVQMMYQKGTFKLGYIEELGTQVLELPYAQKLLSMIILLPGDMADGSAGGLEQIESTMTYENLMLWSSSEHMFETTVEVYLPRFKLEGTFDLNEVLKAMGMTDIFTEKADLSALSPVKSLVLSTVVHKTYVEVNEEGTVAAAATGAVIVRRSLPLTEVFMADHPFLFFIRHNPTNTILFFGKLCSP; encoded by the exons ATGTGCAGTAAGAAACTGTatggagcagagctgcaaacAGTGGACTTTCAAAGGGATCTTGAAGCAGCCATACTAAAAATTAATGCTTGGGTTGAAAATAAGACACAag GTAAAATCAAGGAACTCTTTGCTTCTGGAATGATTGATATGAATGCACTTCTGGTGCTGGTGAATGTAATCTACTTCAAAGCATCCTGGGAACACAagtttgagggaaaaaatacagttcagagagattttaaaCTGAATCAG aatGAGAGCAAGCCTGTGCAGATGATGTATCAGAAAGGTACGTTTAAATTAGGTTATATCGAAGAGCTGGGAACTCAGGTGCTTGAACTGCCTTACGCTCAGAAGTTACTGAGCATGATCATCCTGCTGCCAGGAGACATGGCTGATGGATCTGCTGGTGGGCTGGAACAG ATTGAAAGCACAATGACCTATGAAAATTTAATGCTGTGGTCTTCTTCAGAGCATATGTTTGAGACAACAGTGGAGGTGTACCTCCCCCGTTTCAAGCTCGAAGGCACCTTTGACCTCAATGAGGTATTAAAAGCGATGGGAATGACTGACATCTTCACTGAAAAAGCTGATCTTTCTGCGTTGTCACCTGTGAAATCTCTGGTGCTGTCAACTGTTGTCCATAAGACGTATGTGGAAGTCAATGAGGAAGGCACCGTAGCAGCTGCTGCTACAGGAGCGGTCATTGTGAGGAGGTCTCTTCCCCTCACAGAGGTGTTTATGGCTGACCACcctttcttattctttattAGGCACAATCCCACCAATactattcttttctttggtAAACTCTGCTCACCTTAA